Proteins encoded within one genomic window of Leptospira stimsonii:
- a CDS encoding O-antigen ligase family protein: protein MSHFLNLKIVPLILVCFSFGFLFFFDPPNPALSRDSLVFTLFVWFFCVGFAWKKKLNRIDPFFFLACLFLIGISTINGINRAPVVYFPQKLNLKLLYVVAFSFSIFLYFKNVSPIFLFIHTVVFASSPPLFSSIKSIPLLIFVLASFLYLVPKRIRFQKFHGILGVFLLFVLISSLLSYKSQSGFLQLSLLLASIGIFVLLSSYPSRGIKKGLLLILSFDLLLNTLNLFSAIHMIWPFSILEPPLLLTYAGFPVSAIAVISAFTALVVLYSAFRFPSYSIVLIPSAILAIYLTFLNHSRASMLAFLVAVLSLILLRLGKKTNLTKGILSTGLVVTVVATGMFFFLTKASIPQYLSPETLWIRFSLWAFHFQSVLQNAPVFGLGPDADSLLAHLPNVHPGTIGYSDFNLFLHSFRSYPQAHNLYVEMFTSFGILGSIVFLGIAVQLVYLSLKMIRAENKEIATIGMFLSSILIFIAFHEFFDFNLGEQHFLIPVAVSLSLLQLKFGFKGITIRTQERSFQLFFYVGLFLLGLLSFQLIWEQRIRNLILASVQNEIELDNFLIYKEKNIPGNRKKVSYPIEEVAKSEKWIRSEEGIILASLILRKKPEYETLAFSLLDRCIHRNPYSSVCRKEKADFLKKKNVNTNIEKEFEDAKKTDPFHIIFAE from the coding sequence ATGAGTCATTTTCTCAATTTAAAAATAGTACCCCTCATCTTAGTTTGTTTTTCTTTCGGCTTTCTGTTTTTTTTCGATCCACCCAATCCGGCTCTTTCCAGAGACAGTCTCGTATTCACTCTCTTCGTCTGGTTTTTTTGCGTTGGGTTCGCATGGAAGAAAAAATTAAACCGAATTGATCCGTTCTTTTTCTTAGCCTGTCTTTTTCTAATCGGAATTTCGACGATCAACGGGATCAATCGAGCGCCGGTCGTTTATTTTCCCCAAAAGCTGAATCTAAAACTTCTTTACGTTGTTGCCTTTTCTTTTTCCATTTTTCTGTATTTCAAAAACGTTTCGCCGATTTTTTTGTTCATTCATACGGTAGTCTTTGCTTCTTCACCTCCTCTCTTCTCCAGCATCAAGTCGATCCCTCTCCTGATCTTTGTACTCGCTTCTTTTTTGTATCTTGTCCCGAAACGAATTCGTTTTCAAAAATTTCACGGAATTTTAGGCGTCTTTCTTCTTTTCGTTTTGATTTCTTCGCTTCTATCGTATAAATCACAATCGGGTTTTTTACAACTTTCCCTTCTTCTTGCTTCGATCGGAATCTTTGTCTTACTCTCTTCCTATCCAAGCAGAGGAATCAAAAAAGGACTCCTTCTGATCCTTTCCTTCGATCTTCTTCTGAATACGTTGAATCTTTTTTCGGCGATTCATATGATCTGGCCTTTTTCCATATTGGAGCCGCCTCTTCTTTTGACCTACGCCGGTTTTCCGGTTTCCGCGATCGCGGTCATCTCCGCGTTCACAGCGCTCGTCGTTTTGTATTCTGCATTCCGATTTCCAAGTTATTCAATCGTGCTGATCCCCAGTGCCATACTCGCGATTTATCTAACCTTTCTCAATCATTCGAGAGCGAGTATGCTCGCATTTCTTGTCGCCGTATTGAGTTTAATCCTACTCCGTTTAGGAAAGAAGACCAATCTTACGAAGGGGATCCTATCCACTGGGCTCGTAGTTACAGTCGTCGCTACAGGAATGTTTTTTTTCCTAACAAAGGCATCGATCCCTCAGTATTTGAGTCCGGAAACACTTTGGATTCGATTCTCACTTTGGGCGTTCCACTTTCAATCCGTCCTGCAAAATGCTCCCGTCTTCGGTTTGGGTCCGGACGCAGATTCTCTTCTGGCCCATCTACCGAACGTGCATCCGGGCACGATCGGTTATTCGGATTTCAATCTTTTCTTACATTCGTTTCGTTCTTACCCGCAGGCTCACAACCTCTATGTGGAAATGTTTACGAGTTTCGGAATCTTAGGTTCGATCGTTTTTCTTGGGATCGCAGTTCAACTCGTCTATCTCTCCTTGAAAATGATCCGCGCTGAAAATAAGGAAATCGCTACTATTGGAATGTTTCTTTCTTCCATTCTGATCTTTATCGCGTTCCATGAATTTTTTGATTTCAATTTAGGAGAACAGCACTTTCTCATACCCGTCGCAGTTTCCTTATCTTTATTACAACTTAAATTCGGATTCAAGGGAATCACGATTCGAACCCAAGAACGTAGCTTTCAACTTTTTTTCTACGTCGGTCTATTTCTCTTAGGCTTATTGAGTTTTCAACTGATCTGGGAGCAAAGAATCAGAAATCTCATCCTTGCCTCCGTCCAGAACGAAATTGAACTTGATAACTTTTTAATATACAAAGAAAAGAATATTCCGGGAAATCGAAAAAAAGTTTCCTACCCGATTGAGGAAGTCGCGAAAAGCGAAAAATGGATTCGTTCGGAGGAAGGTATTATTTTAGCTTCTTTGATTCTTCGTAAAAAACCGGAGTATGAAACGCTTGCTTTTTCCTTACTCGACAGATGTATCCACCGAAATCCGTATTCTTCCGTGTGTAGAAAAGAAAAGGCCGACTTTCTGAAAAAGAAAAACGTAAACACGAATATCGAAAAAGAATTCGAAGACGCAAAAAAAACAGATCCATTTCATATCATTTTCGCGGAATAA
- a CDS encoding EAL domain-containing protein yields the protein MIRPLGALPKTKLEWDIWFQSGEIIPYFQPILSVERDSIFGYETLGRFRDQSGNVHSLGPFFLDAETGVLDPNERKEIYNLKREIDRDLRRKAILHLLKKQDQFPEAKLFLNISPAYMKDHIEEEAEDSYTIRLVKELGLDPSKIVIEIVEEHFDGSLESLRPLISRYKKEGFLVAIDDLGSRSSNLDRIGIFHPDILKVDLQMLRQSVTSRNFQEILFTISRLSESLGCSLLFEGIENEKELFQSLTYSARFLQGFYFAEALPDMIGQEELKLRFATLHELFFNYKRYQLMKQIKQENELEEKLNLSGITVYEEGELHGVQIQNPSALGDFVFRIYVTSLTGSQVSPNYMRIGEVSMDTDHSFIGRNWSWRPYFLEQFYKSMKDTRAEWIISNPYYDISYGILLITYSKRLPDGHVLFVDVQVPEY from the coding sequence ATGATCAGGCCACTTGGCGCGCTTCCGAAAACGAAATTAGAATGGGATATATGGTTCCAGTCCGGAGAAATCATTCCTTATTTTCAACCTATCCTTTCCGTAGAAAGGGATTCTATCTTCGGATATGAAACTTTAGGAAGGTTCAGGGATCAATCCGGAAATGTCCATTCTCTTGGACCGTTTTTTCTGGATGCAGAGACGGGGGTTTTGGATCCTAACGAGCGTAAAGAAATTTACAATCTCAAAAGGGAAATCGATCGGGACCTTCGAAGAAAAGCGATTCTTCATCTTCTGAAAAAGCAAGATCAGTTTCCGGAAGCCAAACTCTTCTTGAATATTTCCCCAGCCTATATGAAAGATCATATCGAAGAGGAAGCAGAAGATTCTTATACGATTCGTCTTGTGAAAGAGCTCGGATTGGATCCTTCTAAGATCGTCATTGAAATCGTGGAAGAACATTTTGACGGAAGTTTAGAAAGTCTTCGTCCTCTCATCTCGCGCTATAAGAAAGAGGGTTTTTTGGTCGCGATCGACGACCTCGGCTCTCGTTCCTCGAATTTGGATCGGATCGGAATCTTTCACCCGGATATTTTGAAAGTCGACCTGCAGATGCTCCGTCAATCGGTGACATCCAGAAACTTTCAGGAAATTCTTTTTACCATCTCGAGACTTTCGGAATCCCTCGGCTGTTCACTTCTTTTCGAAGGTATCGAAAACGAAAAGGAACTCTTTCAATCTCTTACATACAGCGCTCGTTTTTTGCAGGGATTTTATTTCGCCGAAGCTCTTCCCGATATGATTGGGCAAGAAGAATTAAAATTACGGTTCGCCACGTTACACGAACTCTTCTTCAATTACAAACGCTACCAGTTGATGAAACAGATCAAACAGGAAAATGAACTGGAAGAAAAGTTGAATCTTTCCGGAATCACGGTTTACGAAGAAGGGGAACTTCACGGCGTCCAAATTCAGAATCCGAGCGCTCTGGGAGATTTTGTTTTTAGAATCTACGTCACGAGTCTCACCGGAAGCCAGGTTTCGCCCAATTATATGAGAATCGGAGAGGTTTCCATGGATACCGATCATTCTTTTATCGGAAGGAACTGGAGTTGGAGACCGTATTTCCTCGAACAATTCTACAAATCTATGAAAGACACAAGAGCGGAATGGATCATCAGCAATCCGTACTACGATATCAGCTACGGAATTCTTCTCATTACCTATAGCAAACGTCTACCGGACGGACATGTCCTTTTTGTGGACGTGCAAGTTCCTGAATATTAA
- a CDS encoding DUF1577 domain-containing protein, whose protein sequence is METIQRKKRDKETVVDPAKKFHIISKFLVKTDIVAQSPGIVKQIVKILQVSKDATKILIQTQTPNAFPLNSQVTLTKLLAKYVELDCEVLDEKPGNQLILGVSDISIASKERSLNRIAPPEGSVWITNIRTSKTTIDANLFNIPTSVKVNFADYETKLKSKYDILKIDVFRTIGDKFDLVKKTRKILFIPDTQKPSSYAPFDQEGFIDYEAEIGDKDDIRKKIIEYANQKIKSELIVPVIYLNHEEQAIPIGYVHAQNRNREIDILEVMEIKTLTFEMVDRIRESNTVLVKERFPIVNISTGGLKAKINHPDLNQDLTKRAGFTFDIFFKMQAPLTAFGVIRSVTKDADGNLYVGLSIEGNSARPGERKKYIDNVNRLLAEANQAQT, encoded by the coding sequence ATGGAAACAATTCAGAGAAAAAAAAGAGATAAAGAAACGGTCGTCGACCCAGCTAAAAAGTTTCATATTATTTCGAAATTTCTCGTAAAAACCGACATCGTCGCGCAATCCCCCGGCATCGTAAAACAGATCGTAAAAATTTTACAAGTATCCAAAGACGCGACAAAAATTCTCATTCAAACCCAAACGCCCAACGCGTTTCCTTTGAACAGTCAAGTCACCTTGACAAAACTTCTCGCTAAGTATGTGGAATTGGATTGTGAAGTCCTGGACGAAAAACCGGGAAATCAATTGATCCTGGGAGTCTCTGATATCTCGATCGCAAGCAAGGAAAGAAGTCTCAACCGAATCGCACCTCCGGAAGGTAGCGTCTGGATAACCAATATCCGCACGAGCAAGACGACGATCGACGCGAATCTTTTCAATATTCCTACCTCGGTTAAGGTCAACTTCGCCGACTACGAAACAAAGTTGAAATCCAAATACGATATTTTGAAAATCGATGTCTTTCGTACGATCGGGGACAAGTTCGACTTAGTGAAAAAGACCAGAAAGATTCTTTTTATTCCCGATACACAGAAGCCATCCAGTTATGCGCCTTTCGACCAGGAAGGTTTTATCGATTACGAAGCTGAGATCGGAGACAAGGACGATATCAGAAAAAAAATCATCGAATATGCGAATCAGAAGATCAAATCGGAACTGATCGTTCCCGTAATTTATCTCAACCACGAAGAACAAGCAATTCCGATCGGCTACGTGCACGCGCAAAATCGGAACCGAGAAATCGATATTCTCGAAGTGATGGAAATCAAAACTCTCACCTTCGAAATGGTGGATCGAATCCGAGAATCCAACACAGTACTCGTTAAAGAAAGATTTCCGATCGTAAATATTTCGACAGGCGGACTCAAAGCGAAAATCAACCATCCTGACCTGAATCAAGATCTCACCAAAAGAGCCGGGTTTACCTTTGACATTTTCTTCAAAATGCAGGCCCCTCTTACCGCGTTCGGGGTCATTCGTTCCGTTACAAAAGACGCGGACGGAAACTTATACGTCGGACTTTCGATCGAAGGAAATTCCGCCCGTCCGGGAGAAAGAAAAAAATACATCGACAACGTAAATAGACTTCTCGCCGAAGCAAATCAAGCCCAGACGTAA
- the guaB gene encoding IMP dehydrogenase — protein MSNQTYRDSEYLDGLSGDELFSLQIGLTYRDFLVLPGFIDFHPSEVELETRLTRNIKLKRPFISSPMDTVTESQMAIAQALMGGIGIIHYNNTIEEQVALVEKVKRFENGFITDPVILGPKNVIKDLDWIKEHKGFTGIPVTEDGTRNTKLVGIVTNRDIDFEKNRDITLDKVMTTNVITGKAGITLQEANDIIKKSKIGKLPIVDSNGKLVSLVSRSDLKKNKEFPDASKDESKRLRCGAAVSTLMESRERVAALYEAGVDVIIIDSAQGNSNYQIEMIQFIKKEFKNLDVVAGNVVTRGQAENLIQAGADGLRIGMGPGSICITQDTMAVGRAQATAVFQTAKHAAKYDVPVIADGGISNIGDIANSLAIGASTCMMGFMFAGTTEAPGEYFYENGIRLKKYRGMASIEAMKAGGDKRYFNEGQKVKVAQGVSGSVVDRGSILNFIPYLSQGLRLSFQDMGYKSIPEIHKALRSGAIRFERRSESAQAQGSVHGLYSFSAPTMRAE, from the coding sequence ATGTCAAACCAAACTTACCGCGACTCCGAATATTTAGACGGACTATCCGGAGATGAACTCTTTAGTCTTCAGATCGGTCTAACCTACAGAGATTTTCTCGTCCTCCCTGGATTTATCGACTTCCATCCCTCCGAAGTTGAGCTTGAAACCAGACTGACTCGAAATATAAAACTAAAAAGACCTTTTATCAGTTCGCCAATGGATACGGTAACGGAATCCCAGATGGCCATCGCACAAGCGTTGATGGGCGGGATCGGAATCATTCATTACAACAACACGATCGAAGAGCAGGTAGCGCTTGTAGAAAAAGTGAAACGTTTTGAAAACGGATTCATCACCGACCCCGTAATCCTCGGACCAAAGAACGTAATCAAGGATTTAGATTGGATCAAAGAGCACAAAGGCTTCACGGGAATTCCGGTCACAGAAGACGGAACTAGAAATACGAAGCTCGTAGGGATCGTAACGAACAGAGATATCGATTTTGAAAAGAACAGAGACATCACACTTGATAAAGTGATGACTACAAACGTAATCACCGGGAAAGCGGGAATCACTTTACAAGAAGCGAATGATATCATCAAGAAATCAAAAATCGGAAAACTTCCGATTGTGGATTCCAATGGAAAGTTAGTGTCACTTGTAAGTCGATCCGACTTAAAGAAGAATAAAGAATTTCCGGATGCCTCAAAGGATGAAAGTAAAAGACTACGTTGTGGTGCCGCAGTATCAACCTTGATGGAATCCAGAGAAAGAGTCGCCGCACTTTACGAAGCCGGAGTCGACGTGATCATCATCGATTCGGCGCAAGGAAATTCGAACTATCAAATCGAGATGATCCAGTTTATCAAAAAAGAATTTAAGAATTTGGATGTGGTTGCGGGGAACGTAGTGACTCGAGGGCAAGCGGAAAATCTCATCCAGGCGGGTGCAGACGGCCTTCGCATCGGTATGGGGCCAGGATCCATTTGTATCACTCAAGATACGATGGCGGTCGGACGAGCGCAAGCAACGGCGGTTTTTCAAACCGCCAAACATGCCGCAAAATATGACGTTCCTGTCATAGCGGACGGCGGAATCTCGAATATCGGAGATATTGCGAACTCGCTTGCGATCGGTGCGTCTACTTGTATGATGGGATTTATGTTTGCGGGAACAACCGAAGCGCCGGGTGAGTATTTTTATGAGAATGGAATCCGTCTCAAAAAATACAGAGGAATGGCTTCGATCGAGGCGATGAAAGCCGGCGGGGACAAACGTTATTTTAACGAAGGTCAAAAAGTGAAAGTGGCTCAGGGTGTGAGCGGTTCGGTCGTGGATCGTGGTTCGATTCTCAATTTCATTCCGTATTTGTCGCAAGGACTCAGGCTTTCCTTTCAAGATATGGGATACAAATCCATTCCTGAAATACACAAAGCGCTTCGAAGTGGGGCGATCCGTTTCGAAAGGCGTTCCGAATCCGCTCAGGCACAGGGCTCCGTTCACGGACTCTATTCTTTCAGCGCGCCGACGATGAGGGCGGAGTAA
- a CDS encoding outer membrane lipoprotein-sorting protein — protein MIRILALLVCFLAFTIPRQETNPQGSAGPRVAQELVARLDQALAKSNQGLIKGNLILIRRSGETWSWDVSIFRKDEDTLYLFESRGRGLEYKILIKDEGEQIYAFNVLSKKIFRKVDEEKYEQHLSTGFSFMDLSGVSYQANYNPIVQSDLKTSDHSFKRVSLKPIIPYFYSKLILLLDLDSLKPTRLDFHDKDGVLFKTMNIKYGPIKVKQNQKIGKEELANRLEMLDLNTGSISVLEYTEIDKEVKPDPSLFDLANLNR, from the coding sequence TTGATTCGGATTCTTGCGTTGCTTGTTTGTTTTTTGGCGTTCACTATTCCCCGCCAGGAAACAAACCCGCAAGGATCCGCCGGTCCGAGAGTCGCTCAGGAATTGGTCGCTAGGCTCGACCAGGCTCTCGCGAAGTCGAATCAAGGATTGATCAAAGGAAATCTAATTCTAATTCGAAGATCAGGAGAAACTTGGAGCTGGGATGTAAGCATCTTTCGAAAAGACGAAGACACTCTTTATCTTTTTGAAAGTAGGGGTAGGGGACTCGAATACAAAATCCTGATCAAGGACGAAGGCGAACAAATCTACGCGTTCAACGTTCTATCCAAAAAGATATTTCGAAAAGTGGACGAGGAAAAATACGAACAACACCTTTCTACCGGTTTTAGTTTTATGGACCTTTCCGGAGTTTCTTATCAGGCCAACTACAATCCGATCGTGCAGAGCGACTTAAAAACTTCCGATCATTCCTTTAAAAGAGTCTCTCTCAAGCCGATCATTCCTTACTTCTATTCCAAACTCATTCTTTTGTTGGATTTGGATTCTTTGAAACCCACACGTCTTGATTTTCACGACAAGGACGGAGTTCTTTTTAAGACGATGAACATCAAATACGGACCCATAAAGGTAAAGCAGAATCAAAAGATCGGAAAGGAAGAACTCGCCAATCGACTGGAGATGTTGGATCTGAATACTGGATCCATCAGTGTATTAGAATATACTGAAATTGATAAGGAAGTAAAACCGGATCCTTCCTTGTTCGACCTAGCCAATCTAAATCGATAG
- a CDS encoding 16S rRNA (uracil(1498)-N(3))-methyltransferase, with protein sequence MEETILFRRNWNSEKEFVLNREEISHLKALRIYSEKKILRVLNGMGSEWIFEVGENSDQGFLQESKSHPKRKSISGIATAIPKGNRLEWLLQKGTELGLSHFYFLNFEQSDRKDFNLERAQKITEEAAAQSKQMFLPEVFAPVSLKEFLKVQEGKGHSYFFLDPRGETQLKAEFFQNSIWIIGPEGGFREKEILLLKEKRVLGVKAGDSILRIETAGIFAASMFRYFTC encoded by the coding sequence TTGGAAGAAACGATTCTATTTCGAAGAAACTGGAATTCCGAAAAGGAATTCGTATTGAATCGAGAAGAAATTTCCCATCTCAAAGCTCTTCGCATTTATTCCGAAAAAAAAATCCTTCGCGTCCTGAATGGGATGGGATCGGAGTGGATTTTCGAAGTTGGTGAAAATTCCGATCAAGGGTTTTTGCAAGAATCCAAAAGCCATCCGAAAAGAAAGAGTATTTCCGGAATTGCAACCGCGATTCCCAAAGGGAATCGTTTGGAATGGCTATTGCAGAAAGGAACCGAACTCGGTCTGAGTCATTTTTACTTTTTAAACTTCGAACAATCCGATCGAAAAGATTTTAATCTGGAAAGGGCGCAAAAGATCACAGAAGAAGCGGCGGCTCAATCCAAACAGATGTTTCTTCCTGAAGTTTTCGCTCCCGTTTCCCTGAAGGAATTCTTAAAAGTGCAGGAAGGAAAAGGACATTCTTACTTTTTTTTGGATCCGAGGGGAGAGACCCAGCTGAAGGCGGAATTTTTTCAGAATTCGATTTGGATCATAGGACCGGAAGGAGGATTTCGAGAAAAGGAAATTCTTCTACTCAAAGAGAAAAGAGTTTTGGGAGTCAAAGCGGGGGATTCGATTTTGAGGATCGAGACCGCTGGAATTTTTGCGGCCTCGATGTTTCGATACTTTACTTGTTGA
- the thiS gene encoding sulfur carrier protein ThiS — MQVNGKKLPLSELKSSQIPALLEHLKIKPEMVAIQRNGNILKREFWDQTELMEEDQLEILRFVGGG; from the coding sequence ATGCAAGTGAACGGAAAAAAACTTCCCCTTTCCGAATTGAAATCGTCACAAATTCCAGCCCTCTTAGAACACCTCAAAATCAAACCGGAAATGGTGGCGATTCAGAGAAACGGGAATATCCTTAAGAGAGAATTTTGGGATCAAACTGAATTAATGGAAGAAGACCAGCTTGAAATTCTTAGGTTTGTCGGTGGTGGTTGA
- a CDS encoding thiamine phosphate synthase, which yields MSVVVDPNVWNQPGLYPILDLDFCKKKNLNFFELPKLWMEFRDLVPWIQIRAKNVRSEELNTLVKTLLDKYPSIPWILNDDWKEAIRLNCFGAHVGKEDYEALNEEEKISLRESNLFLGTSSHTVEEVNSLDSSLWNYTGLGPIFSTENKDDAKSAIGTDVLANLSGSVTTPVTLIGGIQVSNLDQILEQGSFLLSSISMVCLEEEFRAAAEKIRARKL from the coding sequence TTGTCGGTGGTGGTTGATCCTAACGTTTGGAATCAACCTGGCTTGTATCCGATCCTCGATCTGGATTTTTGTAAAAAGAAGAATCTCAATTTTTTTGAGCTTCCGAAACTTTGGATGGAATTTCGGGACTTGGTGCCTTGGATCCAGATCCGCGCGAAAAATGTTCGTTCGGAAGAGTTGAATACCCTCGTAAAAACGTTGTTAGACAAATACCCGTCGATCCCTTGGATTCTAAACGATGATTGGAAGGAAGCTATCCGGCTCAATTGTTTTGGAGCTCACGTAGGAAAGGAAGATTACGAAGCTCTCAACGAGGAAGAAAAAATCTCACTTCGAGAATCGAACTTATTTTTAGGAACCTCGTCTCATACTGTGGAAGAGGTGAACTCCCTGGATTCTTCCCTATGGAATTATACGGGTTTAGGCCCGATCTTCTCCACTGAAAACAAGGACGATGCGAAGTCCGCGATCGGAACCGATGTTTTGGCGAATCTTTCCGGATCCGTTACGACGCCGGTAACTTTGATTGGTGGAATCCAAGTTTCGAATTTGGATCAGATATTAGAACAGGGTTCGTTTCTCCTTTCCAGCATTTCCATGGTTTGTTTAGAAGAAGAATTCCGAGCCGCCGCCGAAAAAATCCGAGCCAGAAAGCTGTAA
- a CDS encoding WecB/TagA/CpsF family glycosyltransferase, with amino-acid sequence MKKPGEIIHLSAKDDRDYLLDYQVIQTETLGKTDILGVPFDNVSQDEAVAKIYRLLEEKERFHHVLFLDPIKVMSVRKGKKLHRITEKATLILAEGAGLQWAATRLGKNLKERISPIALMMDLVRLCELRNYSIFMLGGKEDVIEKVYFTLSRHFPGVRIVGRHAGYMNPQRELMVKESIRKTSPNIIFLAMDFPEQEIWIENNTAFFGHSVIIGVSGSLDILSGKVRKAPNFFKLRGLIWVWRIISKPWRLFRLFRMFQFFTVVFFKSLFRKKA; translated from the coding sequence ATGAAAAAGCCTGGTGAAATCATACATCTCTCCGCGAAAGACGATCGGGATTACCTTCTCGATTACCAAGTCATTCAAACGGAAACATTAGGAAAAACGGATATTCTCGGGGTTCCATTCGACAATGTTTCGCAAGACGAAGCCGTCGCGAAGATTTATCGTTTATTGGAAGAAAAAGAAAGGTTTCATCACGTTCTCTTCTTGGATCCGATCAAAGTGATGTCGGTTCGAAAGGGTAAAAAGCTTCACCGAATTACGGAGAAGGCAACATTGATTCTTGCGGAAGGCGCCGGTCTTCAGTGGGCCGCGACGAGGCTCGGAAAAAATCTCAAGGAAAGAATTTCTCCGATCGCTTTGATGATGGACTTGGTTCGTCTTTGTGAACTCAGAAATTATTCGATCTTTATGCTCGGTGGAAAGGAAGACGTAATCGAAAAAGTCTACTTTACACTTTCCCGTCACTTTCCAGGAGTTAGAATCGTAGGACGTCACGCGGGTTATATGAATCCGCAAAGAGAATTGATGGTCAAGGAATCGATTCGTAAGACCAGTCCGAATATTATCTTTCTTGCAATGGATTTTCCGGAACAAGAAATCTGGATCGAAAATAATACCGCTTTTTTTGGTCATTCCGTGATCATCGGAGTGAGCGGCTCGTTAGATATTCTTTCCGGAAAAGTAAGAAAAGCTCCTAACTTTTTCAAACTGCGAGGTTTGATCTGGGTTTGGAGAATTATCAGTAAACCTTGGAGACTCTTTCGTCTATTTAGAATGTTCCAGTTTTTTACAGTCGTATTTTTTAAATCCCTATTTCGCAAAAAAGCGTGA
- the lysS gene encoding lysine--tRNA ligase, translated as MLDAKESNELIQQRIQKIEELKKQGINPYPVRFFPDSKSKEIVEKFETSPTGPETIYKLGGRLHSKRVMGKASFAHLKDSTGIIQLYATRDDLGEAPYAIFKSLDLGDIIGLEGYLFTTQKGEITLHLTKVELLAKCIRPLPVVKEKDGVIYDAFADVEQRYRMRYVDLVVNDAVRETFITRSKIVSEIRSFLTNEGFLEVETPMMQPIAGGAAARPFVTHHNTLDMQLFLRIAPELYLKRLIVGGMDRVFELNRNFRNEGISTKHNPEFTMLEAYMAFGDMASMLDLTERLITYLAQKICGTLKIQYGKDLIDLSPPWRRVTYVDIIKEYSGIDFSQVKTLEEAKKKAAELKVDVSKCNSIWKVADEVFSDKAEPNLIQPVFITDYPTELSPLAKSNPEKPGFVERFEPYVAGREIGNAFTELNDPFDQKERFEEQVKQRDAGDDEAFMMDEDYIRALEYGMPPTGGLGIGIDRLVMLLTNSHSIRDTILFPLMRPE; from the coding sequence ACTCAAAAAACAGGGAATCAATCCCTACCCTGTTCGTTTTTTTCCGGATTCTAAATCCAAAGAGATCGTTGAAAAGTTTGAAACATCTCCGACAGGACCGGAAACGATCTACAAACTGGGTGGAAGACTACATTCCAAAAGAGTTATGGGAAAGGCGAGTTTTGCTCATCTCAAAGACAGCACAGGAATCATTCAACTCTATGCGACCAGAGACGACCTCGGTGAAGCGCCGTATGCGATCTTCAAATCTCTCGACTTGGGAGATATCATCGGATTGGAGGGATACCTTTTTACGACTCAGAAAGGGGAAATCACCTTACATCTAACGAAGGTGGAACTTCTCGCAAAGTGTATTCGTCCTCTTCCCGTTGTAAAAGAAAAAGACGGGGTCATCTATGACGCGTTCGCCGACGTAGAACAAAGATATAGAATGCGTTATGTGGACTTAGTCGTCAACGACGCTGTCAGAGAAACATTCATCACCCGCAGCAAGATCGTCTCTGAAATCAGAAGTTTTCTGACCAACGAAGGATTTTTGGAAGTGGAAACTCCGATGATGCAACCGATCGCCGGTGGGGCCGCGGCGAGGCCGTTCGTCACACACCACAATACTCTCGATATGCAATTATTCTTAAGAATTGCACCGGAACTCTATCTCAAACGACTCATCGTAGGTGGAATGGACCGGGTATTCGAGCTCAATCGAAACTTTAGAAACGAAGGGATCTCCACCAAACACAATCCGGAATTTACGATGCTGGAAGCTTATATGGCCTTCGGCGACATGGCATCGATGTTGGATCTGACCGAAAGACTCATCACATATTTAGCGCAAAAGATTTGTGGGACTCTGAAGATACAATATGGAAAAGATTTAATCGATCTTTCCCCGCCTTGGAGAAGAGTCACGTATGTAGACATCATCAAAGAATACAGCGGAATCGATTTTAGTCAGGTCAAAACTTTGGAAGAGGCAAAGAAAAAAGCCGCAGAGTTGAAAGTGGACGTTTCAAAATGTAACAGCATTTGGAAAGTGGCAGACGAAGTTTTTTCCGACAAGGCAGAACCGAATCTCATCCAACCGGTCTTTATCACCGATTATCCGACGGAACTTTCTCCCCTCGCAAAATCCAATCCAGAAAAACCGGGTTTTGTTGAACGTTTCGAACCCTACGTAGCTGGAAGAGAAATCGGAAATGCATTTACGGAATTAAACGATCCTTTTGATCAAAAAGAAAGATTCGAAGAACAAGTAAAACAAAGAGATGCAGGAGACGACGAGGCGTTTATGATGGATGAGGACTATATCCGCGCTTTGGAATACGGAATGCCTCCTACGGGCGGTTTAGGAATCGGAATTGACCGTTTGGTGATGCTTCTTACCAATTCGCATTCGATTCGAGATACGATTCTTTTTCCTCTGATGCGCCCGGAATGA